The genomic stretch CCCCCAGGACCTGGCCATCGCGCCCTGCTCTGCTCTTTCCTCCGGGATCCCCAAGCACCCAGTCCTGGCTCCTCCCTGCCACCACCTCTGCCCCCTCAGACTTTATCCCGGCTCTGAGAATAAACTCCAGAAGCAAGTCAACAATCCAGCTGTTGCCTGTGTCTCCTGCAGTCCTCGCCGCTCTGGGCCCTGGGCCTGGCTCCGGCCAGCTCCCTGGGGACTTGACCGCACGCACCCCCCTCActttgggcctcagtctccccttccTGTCTGTAAAATCTCGGACTCTGGGCAAGGGCACACTGGTGTTCGGTCCCGGTGGGCGGGCCCGGAGTCAGGACCGCTATGGAGAGGCGCCCTCACGTCCCCCACCCAGCGCAGGCTGGGCTCTGACCGCACCACGGCCCCTCCTGCTGGCCGGTTCTGGGTGGTGCCCCGTCATCTCCTACTCCCCAGGCAGGTGCCCTTGGCCCCCTCACCCCGAGCCCGGAGAGGCCTGAGGCCCAGGGGAGCTCTGTACCCGATGGACTTTTGAAGGTGTGGGATTAGAACACGGGGTAGGGACCAGTGTTAccagaggacagagaggaaggtgGCTTCGGCATCCAtgccccccaccctgggctgCACCGGAGAGTGGGCTGACCACCGGACAACCTCACGTCCTCTCTGGCTACTGTAGCGCCTCCAGTCCCCCGTTCTCCGGCCTGGGCGTCGAGAGTACACAGCCCTGCCCATTCGCCAGACCCCGGGCGCCACAGCCAGCGCTGGGCCCCGGAGCACGGTCTCCCTGCccggccctgcccccacctcctgccgTCTGCCACCCCTCAGGCCCTGTCCGGAGCCCTCCTGGCAGGATCCCCTGCACCGCCCCCCATGGGCAAACCTCAGCCTGGCCCTACAGAGGCACCAAGGGCCGTGAGGCTCAGATGTGACGGGGAGCTTCTTGGCAGCCTTCCCGGAGGAGGGGACTGGGTGGGGGGGTATGTGTGAGCAGAGAGCTGGGGGCAGACACCTCGGAAAGCCTGCCAGAACTTCTCCTCCCCCTGCATCCAAGTACCTGCTGCCTCCCCAGCAGGAAACGCCGCCGGGCATGGGCGGGGCAGCTGGGCACAACCCCATCCGAGCCTAGCTCAGTGGGCTTGGTCCCAGGCCAGCAGACAGCCACGCCAGCGCACTTGGGGGTCATAAATGCCGGACAGGAGAAGCCACCCCAGGTCCCCTGCTGAGAACCGTCCTCCAAGATGCCACAGGCCCTGCTCATCGGCTCCCTCTTTGTCCTGCTCAGGCTGTCCCTAGGCCAGGGCCAGGTCCCCATCCAGGCCAACTTCGATGCCAGCCAGGTGGGTCCTGGCAGCCCCTCCTCCTCACGAATTACCTGCCCTGCTTCTCCATCCGGGGCGTGCATGACCCGCAGAGAGGCTGGAGGGCCAGGGGAGCCCCTGGGGATCCTCTGGTCCCGGCTCAGCTCAAGTCAGGGGGACAGGGGGGACAGCCCCCTCCACCCGCCCCATCAGCTGGGCacgggctgggctggggaggacAGCAGGCCTGCTCTGTGGCCTGTGGCCACCACGGctccccagagcctggaaccgggAGGAGTTGcagctgcccgccccccacctggGTGAGGGTTGATAAGGACGCAGGGCCCCAGCTCTCCCCGCACCCTCCCTGCAGTTCCAGGGCACCTGGTACGTGGTCGGGGTGGCCTCAGACGACCAGGACTTCCTGAACTCCAAGGACGACACAAAGATGCCCGTGGTCTTGGTGACCCCCCTGGACAACGGTGACCTGGCCCTCAAGTTCGGGTACCCTACGTAAGTGACCCCACAAACCCCACCTCGGACTGGGCCTTAGACCTGGCCAGTGTGAGCCACTGAGAACACAGGTGTCCCTGGCACACTAGCGAGCTAGTCCCAGGCCCCTGGTGGGGTCAGGCTGCCGCAGCAGACGCCTCAGCCGTGGAGGAGCATCGTCCCCGGggcgtgtgtgtgtctgaagGGGAGACCCCACGTGTCCTGGCTGTAGGGCTCCCCCAAGTACTTCACGCCTGCCCCCTGTCCCCTAGAGGGCTGCCTCACCTCTAAGCAGCgctgggagggggcacaggggtgctggggtggcctGGGCCCCGGCCCACCCCACGTGGTCAGAGTCCCCAAGCGGTGGCCTCGGGGACGCCGTGgttcctcctccccaggcctgaCGGCGGGTGCCAGAAGATGCTCACGACCTTCACGAAGGGGGCTGCTGACGGGCAGTTCAGCAACGCGGGTGAggctgggcaggggcggggggctccTGAGAGAGGCAGGGGGCGGGCCCCGGGCCGAGGCAGCTCAGCTGGCCCTTCCCCCTCAGCCATGGCGCAGACTGACATCCGGGTGGTGAGCACCGACTACGAGCACTTCGCCGTGCTCTACGCGGAGACCCGGAAGGCAGGCGTCAGGAGCGTCTGGCTGCAGCTCTACGGTGGGCGTCCCGGGGGGAGGGGCTCCCAGCACCCCCGTCCCCCCACTGGTCACCAGGCGCAGGCCGCTCCTCTGGGAGCCGTGTGCCCAAGGTCCGTCTGCACTGCCCATGCACACATTCCAGCAAGTTCCAGGTCCACGGCAGGCGGGACCGCTGTGTCCCTGGGTCTCCTGGGGACCCCCGTGTCTGTGGTAGAGGGGTCtggacccctccccccacccccgtgcctcctccccttgcctcccaccccaccccaccccaccccaccccgccttcCACCGCCCTCCGCCTCCCAACCCTGCCCTCTTCTGCTCACCAaccctccctgccctcagcccGCGCCCCGGAGCTGTTTCCTGAAGGTGCCCAGAAAATGCAGCAGCTGGCACCCCAAGTGGGCCTAAACCCCAGCCAGGGCGCCCTGCTGCCCCAGTCCGGTGAGTGCTGTCCCCGAGCCAGCTCAGGGCTGCAGGAGACTCAGACTGGGAGCACCACTCCCCCCAGGTGTGGGACAAGCACCAAACCTATCTGGGCCAGAAGAGGGCGGGCCAGTGCCCTGGCCAGTGGCCTCTCCGAAGGGGATTGCAGGCAGGGAGGCTTGGCTCCTCAGGGGCGGTTGGGGGCCTCCCCCCCTGGGGAAGGGGCCTCTGACTGGTTCCTCAGACCCCACTCTCTCCCACAGACCAGTGTGCTGGCGCCTTCTCCTAGGTGAGTGCTCGGGCCGGCCTGGACGCCAGTCCCCACAGCATGCAGCGCCCGGTGCCCTGAGACCCATGGAGACCCCTCTTAGCCAGAAGGCTGAACTGTGGGGGCCCTCCTGCCAGGAGCaggtggcaggggggtgggaaCCATAGAATCAGGGTGGGACAGCAGACAGCagtgggcagggacagaggggccctggggctgggcccagggagggcaggagggggcgaGAAGACGGCACTCACCCCACTACACCTGCCCCCTTGTTTGCAGGAAAGCGTCCTCCCAGGAGTGCCCGTTGGGGGCCATGCTGTACGGAGCCTTCCCCCAGGAGCACACCGTTTCTGTCCGCCACCCATCCCCTGCACAATAAATACTCTCCTAAAGCCCATGGCTCTGCATTTCTTGACCCTCCACGGTGGTTTCCGGGCACAGGGTGGGACCCCTCGCTAGGCCGAGCAGAGCTCTGCGGGGCTGGGCAGGCGCTTGGCCTGGAAGGAGCCGAGGCTCTGCTCCAAGGGAGGCAAGCTCATCCAGACTGACCAGGGCATCGCAGGGGCCTTCCTGCCACTCGCTCCCCCTCCCCACGCACCAGGGCACCAGCCTCAGCAGCCCAGCCCCGGGCGGCCACCCAGAGCTCCCGCGGACACAGGGGACCTCCTGGGCCTTTGGGACCCTTCCTTCCACAGCACAGAGCAGGTATCTGAGCCGCTCCGTCCCGCGCTTCCCCTGACCCAGAGCCAGAGGAAAGCGGGGTATGCACAAAACTCTGTCCTGTCATTGCGTCTGGGTAGGATAATAtcgctgctctttttttttttttcagttttttattttgaaagagagtacaagtgggggaggggcagagagagacggagggagagagagacagagagagagagagtcccaaacaggctccacactgtcagtgcagagcccatctcGGCCccgatctcacattttgtgagatcgtgacctgaatcgaaaccaagagtccgacgcttaaccacccgagccacccaggtgcccctggttggacatttttaattaaaaacacagcCCTGTCCTGCCCAATTTGCTGCCTTGATTGGGGCCCTTCTGGGCTGGGAGGTCACCCTCTGGGGGCCCCAGACAGCCCCTCCACACCTGCACCCAACACCTGGGCACCTTGGCTGCCCCAACCCACATGCCAGCCTCTGCCCACCTGTGGACACggtcttccccccccacccccccgcccccagcacaaCACCAGTCTGGAAGTCGAGccctggggatggggaagagtgTGTGGGAAGGCCCAGAGAGCCAGCCCCCTCCCACATGTGTGACCTGTCTGCCCACCTAGGGAGGCATCTGCTGAGAGATACTGTCCGAGCTCCAGGTGATAAATTAGTGGATGGAGGGGTTGATTTATCTGTTGTCACTCACCTTCCATATGGACCCAGAGAAGAAGGACAAAGGCTGTCACGGCAGCAACAAGGGTTTAAGGTGGAGACGTGGGGATGCGCTCCCCTGGCAAGCGGTGCAGGAAGCCTGGCCACCAGGCTCCGGTGGTCCTGCCCTCCCCCGCTGTCCCCCCCCAGGTCCCCTGGGAAGGGCCGGAGTGGGGAGATGCAGATTGCCCCCCCCCCGTGGCCTTATGGACACCTTTTCCAGGGGGGCGGCCCTCTTCTGGGGTGGGGCAGCCCCATAGGACCCCTCAGGAATATCCACTAGGGGCTCATGTCGTCCTGCACCACCCGCTCAGACCACACGGGGGCAGTCCCCAGCCAGTTCCCCGCCCGAAGCCACGGAATTCGTCCGCTGGATCAGCTCGTTCCCTGCTGGGCTCCCAACCGCCCCCAGGGGGTCCCATCTCCCCGACaggaaaagccaaagtccttagcTGGCAAGAAGGccctccctggggcgcctgggtggctcagacggttgggCATCCGcctttcgatttcagctcaggtcatgatctcatggtccccgAGTtagagtcctgcatcaggttctgtgctggcagcacggaacctgcttgggattctgtctccctctctgtgtctctcccctgctcactctctctctctcaaaataaataaaagttaaaaaaaaaattttttttttaacttgaaaaagaagGCCCTCCCCGATCCGCCCACCTCTGACCCCATCCCCTCCCATCTTTGCTTCTGACCACCCTGAACATGCTGGCCCCACGCCTGCCTCAGAGCACAGCTGCCCCTGCCAGGAGCGCTCCTCTCCCAGCTCTCAGGCTTCAGCCCTGCATGCCCTGGGGTGAGAGGCCACCcttttccccctgccccccccccccactccctccagtgtcctttcccttccccacctaCCTGGCGCCCAGATATCCACACGTACCCACACCCACATTAAAGAAGATTGCTCCCTGCAGGAAGATGGGCTGGTAAGTTACATTTTCTATACCCTTGtgtctaaaatgaaaacagatctTTCGGTTTTCTTACCATGTTTTGAACTCCTCGGCTCAGGTCTTGTATTGGTTTCCTGTGGCCGCTGTAGCCaattatcacaaacttggtggcttaaaacgtAACATTTAcctcctcacagttctggaggcccaaAGTCCAAAATCTGTGCCCCTGGGCGGAAATCACCATGTTGTCAGGGCCGCGTTCCCTCCAGAGGCTTTAGTGTCCTCTTAGTGAAATCTCTTTCCACCTCTAAGGACATCTATGACAGCATTTGGATAATCCAGgaaaatctccccatctcaagatccgtAACCACATCGACAAAAAGCCCTCTTCCACACAAGCTGCCATTGACCGTCGCCAGTAACTTTGGGAGACTCCGTTGAGTGTGCCGCATTCTCCCTGGAAACATTCCCCCAGGCCCCTGGTACTGTGCCCAGAGGAAGCAATGTTTAAGGGTGTCCTGGGGGCTGGTGGCCCCACACTCCCATTGCCACACCTGACCCTCCTCCGGAGTCTTGGGTACACAGTAGACTTCAGCATCCCCTTCAGACACCGACATGTCGAGGAGTTCCTACAGCAAAGGAGTGGCCCCCAGGCTCTCTCCAAACCTGCTTCGGCCCAGCGACCTTGGGGAAGGGCGTGCCCACACCACCCacagacaggggcacctgtgaGCCCTACCCCccctcacctcacccctgtcCACCTCCACTCTGAGCAAaccctcccccccgcctccaGCCTCAGTCAGCTCTGCCCTGAGGGATTCTCAGCAGCCCTCTGCTactctccctgcacccccacctccaccgGTGCAGCCCTCAGCTGTTTCTCCTCCCGGCACTCAATGTGGGCCTTCTACAAATAAATCAgttgtgcccctccccactccgcCCCTGCTTAATCCCTCCAGCAGCCCCCCACTCTGCATTCTCTCATTCACAATATCTACTGAATGCAATGTTTAAGCCCTGAAGACGAGGCTAGTGAAACAGACGTGAAGTCCCCCCCTCCACGGACCTCTGGGGGAACCACCATAAACAGGATGAAAAATGCATTAGTTCCCTCCTGCTGATAACAGATTACCCCCCAATTCCCTGGCTGGAAACAAGAAGCATGTATTACCCCCCATTTGTGAGGGTCAGGAATCTGGTCCTGGGTGATCTAGGGCCTCTGGCACAAGAGTTCCCACAAGGCCGTGGTCAAGCCACAGGCCAGGGCTGTGTTCTCCCCAGAAGGTTCGGCCAGGAGGGGGTCTGCATGCCAGCCCTTCACTAGTTGTTGCCAGGCCTTGGTCCTGTGCCACGTGTGGAGAAAGAATGGGCAGCCCATCGCTCCAGTCTACTGGCCAGGGGCAAGTTACTCGACCGGACCACGATGGGGCAGACACAGGAGGCCGGCCCGGTTGGGGCCGTCTCACAGTCTGCTGCCACAGTAAGTGGCCAGAGGTACTTTATCTAGTGACAGGGCTGGGAAGCAAGTACACAAAACAGGAGAGAGGACTGGAGGTAGTGGGCAGGCTGCGACACTTTGTGTCAGGTGACTGAGGAAGACTGAGAAGCTGGCACTTCACTGAAGCCCCAAAGGAAGCATGTGAGTCTGAGGGGACCAAGGGGACGGTAAGGGAGGGTCACCGAGGCTGTCACCCAGGGGGCCGTAAGGGAGGGTCAGGCTGGGCCATAGGAGGCAcacggttgggggggggggggggcaggacaaCATCAGCAGCGCGGCCTACAGGCCCAGCCTCAGCCCTCCCCACGACCGCCCTGTGGTCACCCTGACCCTCTGGCGAGGCCTTGAGCAGAACCgttctgtgccttcctctggCGTCTGCAGtggctgcccctctgcctgggatCCCGCATCCTGGCGCGTCACCATCATCCCTCGATTCCCCGGGGTCACACAGCTCCGATCGCACGTGGACTACCCCAGAGTTTCATGTTTCGTTTATTATCTGTCCAATCCATTAGATCTCACAAGCTCCAGGCGACCAGAGACCTTGTCTGTTAAGCAAAGTGCTCAAGGCTAGGACAACGGGAGGCACAAAggaggggatggatggatgagtgccGGGAGCCTCGTGCGCTGGCCGCCACGCTTAATTCATGGTCGTATTCCGACCTGCTGCGGTTCGGCGTTAGGAAAGTTTGCGCGTCTAAAGACCACGTGAGATAGTATCTCGGGAAGGGCGACAGCAGGTGCGGAAGGCAGGACGAGGCCGCTGGAACCAGCAGGGGGCGAAGCGGCGGGGGAGGGAACCGCGGTCTCCGCGCGCCGTAGGCGCGCAGGCCTCCGCGCGGACGCGGGAACCGCACCCGGAACAGGCCCGCCCGGGGGACCCCGCCCGCCGGAGACCGAGCCCCGCCCCTCCAGCCCGCCCCCAGGCCCCGCCGCCGGCGCGAAGGGCCTGGGTCTTCGGGGCGGGACCTGGGCCGTAAGCCCCGCCCCCGGCTTCGGAGCCGTCCTCCCGCGCAGGCGCCTTGGGGCCCGCAGCCTCCCGGGTGGTGTCCCTGCCGCGGCCGCGGTGCTATGGTGCCGCCGCCGCCTCTGTCGCCGCCTCTCTGCACGCTGCCGCCGGGGCCCGGGCCCCCGCGCTTCGTGTGCTATTGCGAGGGGGAGGGAAGCGAGGACGGAGGCCGCGGCGGCTTCAACCTCTAGTAAGTGGCTGGCGAGGAGCGCGGGGCGCTGGGGGCGCCGACAGTTCTGCGGGCCGTTCCGCctgacagcccctccccccacagtgTGACGGACGCCGCGGAACTCTGGAGCACCTGCTTCACGGCGGACAGCCTGGAGGCCCTCGTGGGTATTGGGGCTCCCGGGCAGGCCTGGAAGCCCCCGGCACTCCGTACCTGCAGTGCGGACCACCTCTGGGATCGCAGGGGGCGGTCTGGGATCCCGCGGTAGGGGTGGGTTGGGGGGTTCTGGACACCCTTCTCCCAGCTTTGTAACTGTAGCCCTAAGATTGGCGCAGGGTCCTGGGTGGCCCTCCGTCAGGCAGCTTTGGGGCGGTTCCGGAGTCTTGGGCAGCTGGTGACCAGCCCCTGTGCCCTGCAGAAAGCCCGTTTGGGCCTGAGTGCGGCTGAGGAGATCACCCCCCGGTTCAGGTGAGTCCCTGAGcggggaaggaagggtgggtgtGGAGCTGGGGGTCTGGACACCGCACTCGGCACACCTCCTTTCCTAGGGCGGCCTGTGAGCAGCAAGCTGTGACTTTCGCCCTGCGGGAGGATGGAGCATCCCTAACCCTTTCCggggggccctgggccctggaTTTTGAGCTCTCCAAGGTGCCGGGCCCAGAGGCAGCCTCCAGGTTGCAGGCACTGACGCTGGGTCTGGCAGAGCAAGTGTGCAACTTGAAGAGGCAgctggcaggtggggtggggagcaggtacCCCGAATCTTCACTAGGGTCCCCCTGCTCGTGCCTCCATTCCTGGCTTTCTTCCCCAGGCCTGCAGGCGGCAGCCGCCAGCCCCAAAAAGAGCCCTTGTCTGGCAGGGCCTCAGTTCTTCTTACCAGGTAAGGCCTGTCACCTGGGACTTAGGTGGGGGCTgtgctcctcctccctctgtgaCTCCCCTTCCCCAGAACAAGAGTCGGGCCCCAAAGACAGCATGTGCACGGAGAGGGGGCTGTGGCTCTGGAATTCTACCGACTCAGGAAGCCCCGTCCCGTCCTGTTGCCCTCAGACCCCGACCCTCAGAGAGGCGGCCCTGGACTTGGGGTCAGGAGGCGGTGCCCAGGAGAGTCCCTCATCAACCCTGGCTTCAAGAGGTactcaccccctgcccctccctcctgtgtCCCTGGCCAAGCCCTggacccctgcccctccctccgtAAAACCatagtgtctcttcctcttctctcccagtAAGAAACCAGCCAGTGGTGTAGACTTTGACAGCCCCTGAAGGCACAGCACAAAGTGTGACCCTGCCAGGAGTCTGCTCACGCGGTGGGGACAGCCCCTGAGACCCCACAGCCCGTCCTGCTGCCAGAGGGGAACAAACCTGCGCCTCGGACCCCTTCCCCCTTAAATAAATGGCTTCCTCAGGTGGAGGAAACAGCCATGCTCTGGCTCCTGGGGTCTGGCTGGGGGAGAGGGATCAGGGGTCTCCCTGGGCCTGCGATCTGGCTCGGGCCACAGTGTGTAAGCGGATGGGCCAGCTTCCACAccgcctggggggtgggggtgggggtggggggagcaccaCTCTCTCCAGGcgcacccagctgcccctgcccgGTTcgtgaaggagcagagagggactGGAAGGCAGGTCAGGGCTCCTCAAGGTTGGAACTTGTTGCCGGCCCCTCCACTCCACACACTTCACTCTTCCAGACCTCACCTAACAGGCACAGCCACCGGTGTCCCACACCGCGGAAGGTCGTGTGGAAGCTGGAGGGTGGTGGCCTGCCGCCTGGGCAAGGGCTGAGGAATGTGGGCCGGCCCCACCCACCGACCTGGAGCCTCTAGGTGCCCAGTGTGGGCTCTGGTCCCCACCCTTCTTGGCCGTCCTGCAGCTCCACCCTGGCCTGACTGGTTTGGGAGCCCAGTCTAGTCCCGACCCCGCCCCCGACAGGGTGAGTGGAGCAGAGCCACCCACTGGGTTCTCTGCCCATCATTCCAGGCTGTTGTGGGGACGGAGTGTTCCGTGGTGGGGGTTTTGGGGGTGGCAGGAGTCAAGGGCCCTCTGGTCCCTCGGATGTCCGGGCATGCTTGCTGGGGCAGAGATGCGTTTATGGGGCTGTAgaagagggggcagggggtggcggTAGAGGGGGCGGCGGCTAGCGGGGGCGCACCGCCGTCCGGTAAGCCGCTAGGATCTCCGCGCTGTGTGGACACGTGTACTTGAACTCCTTCACCTGCAGCGCGCCGTCCAGGTAGCGGCGGACGCCGCGCAGCTCGGCGGGTATGGGCGCCCCGCGGAAGTGCGCGCACACCGTCTGTGGGCGAGGGGCGTGGCGCGGTCAGGGCCTTGTGGGGGGCGCCCCCCCGCGCTCCGCGCCCCGGCCCGGCACTCACGTCCACGATGTGCAACTTGGGCAGCAGCCTACAGTCAGCCAGCGTGAGCTGGTCGCCGTCCAGGAAGCGGCGGCGCGACTCGCCAAGCTGCGGTTCCCGCACCAGCTCGTGCTCCAGCGGCGCGCGCAGGTAGCTGTCCAGCCTGGTGAGGGCGCGCAGCAGCAGCTGGTacggggctggggggcgggggggggggggggcgcggtgaGGCCCGGCCTGGgccagctccccccaccctcgGCGCGCTCCTGACCCTCCTCACCATCGTCCTGCGTGGGCACCGGGTTCTTGATGAAGGCGGAGAACCTGTGAAAGACGTCGTTGCCCGCCGTGGCAGACTCCCGGTAGCGGGGCGCCAGGCTGGGGAATCTGCGGGGAAGTAGGGGATCTGTGGTCAGACCCTTGAGCCAGGCCCTCTTCCCTGCGGGGACCCTCAGCATCCTTCCCGGGCTCTGTCCTGGGAGCACCCTCCCTGGGCGCCCCATCATCGCCCCTCCTGCCAGGCCGGGCCCTCACTCGGGGGGCCCCAGCGTCTCCTCCAGAAACTCCTCGATCTGCAGTGTGTCCGTTTTGGTGTCGCCCTCGTGGAGAAGGATGGGCAGCTGCGAGCCGGGAGCGAAGTCCTTAAGCACATCCGGGGACCTGTGGGCATGAGGCAGGTGGGGAGGCTGCTGGTCAGAAGGGCCAGGGACCAGGCAGCGGTCCCGTGGGGGCAAGGGGCTCACCTGCGGATGTCCACGGTGGTGAGGGTGAAGGGCACGCCCTTGAGGAGCAGGACCATGAAGAGCCGCTGACAGGAAGGGCAGTGTCCCACGCTCTCACCATCCTCGCTTGCCTGGGGCGCGTGGAGTAGAGGGTGCCAGGGAAGAGAGCAGACCTAAGAATCCCACCAAAGGGgaccctgcctcccagggccaaGAGCCTGGAATGATCCCGGGCTCCAGCTTGGTTGGGTATGACCTCGACACGCGAGAGCCCTTGGCGTGGtccctgggagctggggaggggcacagggacaTGGGGCTGGGACCCTAGCTCTGGAGCCTGGCCCCTTGACCCTTATCCTCAGAgcctgggcagaggccaggatgCTGGTCTCCAGGCCCCACAGGCGGGTCACAGGGTGGGGTGGGCCGAGTGAGCTGTTTTCTGAGTGATTCACCCTGCCGGACTGGACACTGGGTGCCAGCACACTCATTGTCCCACCTCCCACAGTGGGGAGGAGGCCAGGGCCTCGCAGCCCTGCACGGGGACCCCAGATCTGGGCAGTGATGTGACCGCCCACGGGGCTgcctggcccagcccccacctgcctcACTGACCTCAAGCTCCACGTAGGCCTTGGCCTCCAGCTGCCTGATTGTCGCGTCCCCACCGAGGGGCTTTTCCCccaggagggctgggctgggtcCAGGAGCCAGGGCTGGGAGTCAGCACCCCACGCCCTTGGGGACAGCTCACTGGGCCCTTCCCCGGTCCTGCTCCCTCTTTGCTCAGCCTCTGCATGGCTGCCCGAGCCCACCACAGAGGAAGGGACACAGATGCTGCCTTGGAGACCCACCGCCCGCCCTAGAGAGCCCCGGAGCCCCGCAGGGCACACTCCTCCCCAGacctccctcccagcccagcgGCACCTTAACAAACAGCTGGAGCTTAGCCGTCTCTGCCATGGCGAGGAGCTGCGGTGGCCGAGCCAGGGTGGGGATCTGGAGAGCCCTTTAAGGCTCCTGGGGTGCCCCGCCCTCCCGGGCCCAGGGCCCGCCCTGACAAGCCACCTACGCA from Panthera uncia isolate 11264 chromosome D4, Puncia_PCG_1.0, whole genome shotgun sequence encodes the following:
- the LCNL1 gene encoding lipocalin-like 1 protein, with translation MPQALLIGSLFVLLRLSLGQGQVPIQANFDASQFQGTWYVVGVASDDQDFLNSKDDTKMPVVLVTPLDNGDLALKFGYPTPDGGCQKMLTTFTKGAADGQFSNAAMAQTDIRVVSTDYEHFAVLYAETRKAGVRSVWLQLYARAPELFPEGAQKMQQLAPQVGLNPSQGALLPQSDQCAGAFS
- the PAXX gene encoding protein PAXX isoform X2, yielding MVPPPPLSPPLCTLPPGPGPPRFVCYCEGEGSEDGGRGGFNLYVTDAAELWSTCFTADSLEALAALGRFRSLGQLVTSPCALQKARLGLSAAEEITPRFRAACEQQAVTFALREDGASLTLSGGPWALDFELSKVPGPEAASRLQALTLGLAEQVCNLKRQLAGLQAAAASPKKSPCLAGPQFFLPDPDPQRGGPGLGVRRRCPGESLINPGFKRNQPVV
- the PAXX gene encoding protein PAXX isoform X3; the encoded protein is MVPPPPLSPPLCTLPPGPGPPRFVCYCEGEGSEDGGRGGFNLYVTDAAELWSTCFTADSLEALKARLGLSAAEEITPRFRAACEQQAVTFALREDGASLTLSGGPWALDFELSKVPGPEAASRLQALTLGLAEQVCNLKRQLAGLQAAAASPKKSPCLAGPQFFLPDPDPQRGGPGLGVRRRCPGESLINPGFKSKKPASGVDFDSP
- the CLIC3 gene encoding chloride intracellular channel protein 3 isoform X2, which codes for MAETAKLQLFVKASEDGESVGHCPSCQRLFMVLLLKGVPFTLTTVDIRRSPDVLKDFAPGSQLPILLHEGDTKTDTLQIEEFLEETLGPPEFPSLAPRYRESATAGNDVFHRFSAFIKNPVPTQDDGWTATCARRWSTSWCGNRSLASRAAASWTATSSRWLTVGCCPSCTSWTRCARTSAGRPYPPSCAASAATWTARCR
- the PAXX gene encoding protein PAXX isoform X1; protein product: MVPPPPLSPPLCTLPPGPGPPRFVCYCEGEGSEDGGRGGFNLYVTDAAELWSTCFTADSLEALAALGRFRSLGQLVTSPCALQKARLGLSAAEEITPRFRAACEQQAVTFALREDGASLTLSGGPWALDFELSKVPGPEAASRLQALTLGLAEQVCNLKRQLAGLQAAAASPKKSPCLAGPQFFLPDPDPQRGGPGLGVRRRCPGESLINPGFKSKKPASGVDFDSP
- the CLIC3 gene encoding chloride intracellular channel protein 3 isoform X1: MAETAKLQLFVKASEDGESVGHCPSCQRLFMVLLLKGVPFTLTTVDIRRSPDVLKDFAPGSQLPILLHEGDTKTDTLQIEEFLEETLGPPEFPSLAPRYRESATAGNDVFHRFSAFIKNPVPTQDDAPYQLLLRALTRLDSYLRAPLEHELVREPQLGESRRRFLDGDQLTLADCRLLPKLHIVDTVCAHFRGAPIPAELRGVRRYLDGALQVKEFKYTCPHSAEILAAYRTAVRPR